TTGCCATCCCGGTACAGCTGGTACTCCTCCTTTGTGATCCTCCTCAGCTTCAGAGCATCATCAATGGAGTACTGTTTCCCACTCTTCTTGTCAAGGAGAAGTGAGACTTCCCCATTCGGGCCCAAGGTGGTGACTTCCTCCCAGTCAcactccagctcctgcagctggatGTACTGGCCTCTGTCTATGATACCTCTCTTATAGGCCTCATAAGGGGACATATCCTTCCCTGTCTCAGGGTCCAATATAGAGATCTTGGTGGAGAGGTTTGTCTCTCTCATCTGGGTCTCATGATTGATTTCTTCCCGGTTGACCCTTGACTGGAGATCTCGAATGAGCCTCTCCTTGTTGTAGATCTGATCCTTTTCCCTGAGGATGTCTGCCTCCAGCAGGGAAAACTCGTGTTCcagctgcttcttcttctgCCTGTCGTTCTCAGTCCTCTGGTTGAGCAGTTTGGACTCCTCCCGAAGGAAGAGgactttctgctgcttctgcctctccaGCTCTCGCAGTTCACTCTCCAAGTTGGCTCTCTCTTGGATGGCCAGGTTCCtggctttctgcagctctgtctcTTCCCGAGCCCACGTCCTCTTCATGCCTTCAGCTCTCTCAATCTTCTCCCTCAGCCGCCGTAcctcctcttctgccttttgcttggctcctctctccctgttcagcagctcccagacacGTGCACGTTCACTTTCCAGGGCTCTATCCTTTTCCACTCGAATCACTTCCTTGTAGATGGTCTTCTcctgggattttgttttctgcaggaCATCAACTTGGATCTGCAGGTTCTTGCATTCTCTCTGCAAGTTCAGCACCTCCATCTTCTCACGGTCCAGCTCCAAGCGCAGGTTGCTGGCAGACTGTTCGAGGACTGGATCCTTCTCCAGTTTGACCACTTCTTCCATAATGATTTTCTCTTGCACTGGGGCTGggctctcctccagctcctttaTTCTCAACGTAATTTGTCTCATCTCCTTCTCCAGTGCAAGCCTCTTGCTTCGATCCTCCTGAAAGTTGAGCAACCTCTCTTGCTCTTCCACCAGTGCATGAACCTGTTGCACCTCACGTTCCAGACGACGTCTGTTGCTCACCTCCTCATCCAGACTCCGGCTCAGCCTGGTGTGCTCATCTCGAAGCTTTGGATCCTTTTGAGTCAGTATCACCTCTTGGACAACTACCTTTTCCTCTGGCTTTCGCCTCTCCAGCAGCATGTACTTGTTCTGCAAGTCATAGATCGCATCCTCAGCAGCTCTCCTCTTCTGAGCCATGTTCCGCACCTCTTGACGGAGGCGATCAGCTTCTTTTTCCAGAAGTGGATCATTCTCATATCTGATGACTTCCTTGTTGACCAGCTTGGTTTCCACCTTGGATCTCTCTCGCTTCCATTCATCCCTTTCACCCTGCAGCCGAATGAGCTGCTCTTGTGTCCTGCCGTTGGTGTTCACCAGTTCATTGAGCTGTTGTTTCAGCCTGTCAATTTCTCTAAGAATCTCAGGACTCTTCTCATGTTTCACCACCTCCTCTATCACCTCCTTAAGCTCTACCACTGGTTTCTGTGACCTGAGGACATTGAGCTCTGCTAAGGCCTCTTCCACTTCGCTGTCAATCTTTGTCCTTTTCAGGGTAacttcctgcagctccctttTCAGGTGTGCAATTTGCCTCTCCGTTTCGGGATCCACCTGGAAAATCTCATTGACCCTCTCTTTGACCTCTATCCTTGGTTTTTGCTTCTCTGCAATGCTGTactggctctgcagctctcccagctcaCCTGTGAGCATTAAATTCTTGCTCCTCTCTTCCTCAATCAGAGTTTTAAGCTTGGAAGACTCTTTCAATAACTCTGGGTCCTGCTCCACCTGCTTCACCTCCTTCACAATAATCTTGGGTTCGGCTGTGTCAATAAGTCTTTCCACCTCCTCAATCTTGTTCTTCACCTTCACTATTGCTTCTTCTGCAGACTTCCTCTTGAAGGATTCCTCATCGATTTGTAGCTGGAGGGTTCTAACAGACTTCAGCATTTCTGGGTTTTTCTCCAGTTTGACCAGCTCCTTCACCACCACTTTCTCTCGGATGTTGGGCTGCTTTCTCTCCAGCATGTGCAGCTCTCTCTTACGCTGCTCAAGTTCAGAAGCAGCTGCCAAGCTTTCCTCCTGGAGACGTTTGATCTCCTGACGAAGATTGGCTGCTTGGCTATCCAGGCTTGGATCTTTCTCAATTTTTGTGATCTCTTTGGTAAGGAGTTGGGCAGGAGTGGCCTTCTTCGTGCTCTCCATCTGGGCAAGCTTCCGGTTCATTGCTTCAATGTCTTCTTCTAGgctctgcctcttttttccttcctctttaaTCTGCTGCACCACCTTAGATAGGTTGCTCTCCACCTGTGGGTCTCTGTAATATTCTATCACCTCCTTTTCTTCCACTCGTTCAATGGGCTTCTGAGTCTTCAACATTAGCAGCTTGTTTCTGTGTTCCTCCAGATCCTCTTCAATCTTGGCaactttcctcctttcctcctccagttGTGATTTCAACCCCTCAGATTCCCTACTGGCCAtagctttgttttcagattCCTGGGTTTGCTCACGTACAGCTTCAATGTCCTCATGTACTTccttctgcaaaggaaaacaaaaaaaaaaaaatttaaaaagaaaaaaacaggaaaactgagTTACTCTTGGAATCTGGTGCAGGTTCAGAGGCACAGAAGAAGACAACCCCAGGGAGCCTCCAAATGAAGCTGTTTGTAAAGGGCAAATGAGGACACATTCCCACCATCTCAAGCAACAGGCTTGGTGTCAGGAGgtgcttttgtgttttcattgTATCTGCAGCTGAGGGAGGGCCATGACCAGTCCTGCACACATCTGGTTCACAGTAGCATCACAGAGAGCCCCAGCTTCATCTCCTGTCCTTCCTGAGCACAGTGAAAGCCACCCAGACCAGACACCTTTCCTAGAGGTGTATCAAGCTCTAGAAAGGCATAAAAGTCCTACTGCTTTGAAGTGTTTCCTGAAAGTTGTCAGCACTACACTCAAGGCACATCCAGAGAGAAATCTAAAATTCTCAGTCTGTGGATGCTGATGAGGTGTGGCTGAGAACAGGCTTTCAGAGGATTTTTCCTAGCATATATTACAGATTAAGTAAACAGTTGAGGGCCCACAGAGGTGATGAATGTCACAACCTAAGACCAGTGTCGATGCAACTGGGGTTACTTGTGGACCTTTTCTCACAGGGGTCTCcattcctccccttccccaacACCTGGTTGTGGAGAtctggggaggggtgggggaaccCGGGCTGAGCAGATTGCTGAGAGTTTTGGGAAGATAATTTCAAACCCAATCTAAAGGACCCTGATCTTGCCATGAGCTGTTAGCTGGTACCTTCTCAATGATCTTCTTGGCAAACTCCAACCGGCTGAGCTGCTGTTTattctctgctgccagctccatgTAGAGCTTGGTTACatcattttcctgaaaaagaaacagtggTGAGAGCCTTGTCCCCTTCACCCTGACACAGCTCTCTTGGATGTCACACTCTCCCACCTCTCCTTTCACCTGGATGCACTTCCTGTactctgctgctccagggattGATGCCACCAAATCTGACTTTGTAGAGACACACAGAGTCTAAGGAGTCATCTAGGAGATCCTGTCCCCTTTGTTGGGACACCTACACCTTGTTGAAACTGCCTCCCAGCCTACACAAGGTCCAGACTGCCAAATTCACCTTGGGTGACACGTGGATGGCATTTGGCAAATAGCCCAGGGGGACACAGAGGAACTGGGATGTAGTTGGGAAGAACATGCAGGAGCTCTGGCTCTGTCCTGTCCCTACACACCTACCCTGGAATTTTTATCTTCATGCACTATATGGTAAGGAGGCATCACCAGCAATCTCAACACAAAGTACCAGACACAGCCCTAATTCTGGATCCCAGGTGTTGCTTTGCCACATAGACAAGTTGATCCCCAATGGCATTTGCCCATGGGATTAGGACCATGATCAGCTGTGGCTGTAAGAGTAGATTAAGGCCTTGCAGAGGACATGGGGCTTGGGTAAGGAGCAAGAGAGTGGTTTCCATGCCTTCATCTTAACACCGTACCTGGGCCTGGATGCTTTCTTGTAGTGGGGTCACACGCAGCCTCTTTGCAGCAAAATCAGTCAGGgaagggtccagagaagagctgtaTTTGCCTGCTTGGAGTTCATAGTCCTGTTCAGGGCAGAAAGAGGAGAATCAGTTGGGATGTCTCAGGTGAGACACTAAGGGAGTGCTATATGGGAAAACTCAGCCATACATTGAGGGTGGACTGCACGTTCCTGGAGAGTCTGATCACTGCGTTCTTCTCGGGCTCCTTGCTCTCAATCTCCTCCACCAACCTCTGCAGGAGACACACACAACATGTCAAGGACAGATGGAGATACAGGAACCCAGTAATACAAGAGCAGGCAAAAGTGCAGGCTCTTTGCAAGAGCAGGCAAAAAAGTGGTGGCTCAGCCTGGTACCACCAGAAAAGTGGGAAGAGAGGGACCTAAATGTCCCTCTCATTTCCTAAATGTCCCTTTCATTTCCTAAATGAAAGCCTCCTGGACTTTAGAGGACCTCAGCAGCACTATCACTGGGCCAGGCCAACACAGAGACCTTCCCAACTCATCATCTGAGATCAGGcagatctgttttcttttttcaggcaTCAGTTTTCTTGCATCAGTTTCATCTGATGCAATCCTCTGGGATCTGGGTGTGTCCTCTCCCTGGAGAGGATATCAGCCTGGGGGTGACAAGCACAGATGAGGACACCAGCACTGCAGATGAACAAAGCTTGACAGATATATCATCTGTGAGCTGCAATCCACTGTCTCCTTGTTCTCCTTCATTCACTGTGATGGGTGGAGCACACAACTGGGAGCTGGTGGGTGCTATTTTGTACCATTCACAAACAAATTTCCCCCATCCCTGTAACTTACAGGTTGTGACACACGTCCTAGAACTCACCTTCTGTGCCTGCAGCTTGTAGTTGATCTGGCTTGGCCCATCAGTGGTCTTCACTTGATGCTTGGGTAGGTTGTTCATCCAGAACATCAGGTTCTCATTGGAGTTTTGGAACTGCTGGTAGGTGAGGCTGATATTTCTGAGGGTCTTctctctgcacagcacagaggcAAACACAAACATTAAGGGGAAGAGCAAAAATTCACGTGTAAGATCCTAAGAAGACAACGTGGTGGGAATTTCACCACAACAGGAGAGTGGCAACTGGTCCCTGAGGGGGGGGAGCACAGCTGTGCACATCAGGTTTGGTGCTGCAGCCCAAACACAGCTTGGAAGatgagagaagggaaaaaaggcaggCAAGCAGCAGCAATGGCTGTGAGAAGTGGTAACCTCCAGGGTCTCTCTGGGTCAGGCAGAGGTGACCAACCTCAAGGTTGCCCTCTGGAAGCTCAAAGCCTGCATTATGCACAGGAAGGTGGCAACTGcccagcaggagagcagcttggTCAGTGCAGAACCTACTCCTGGGAGGCTCTGGCTACTGCTGGTCCACGTTAGCTAAGAGGAGCAGAGATGATGCCCCAGTTCCTCACCGTTGATCCAACTGGTCTGCAATGGTGTGGTAGCGGTCATTGAGGAGCTGCACCTCCCTCTTCTGCCTGGGCAGGTCAGGGCAGTACTCCTGGAAGTTGttctgcacagcactgcagctgtgCTCAGCATCCTTGAGCCCTCGGTTCAGCTTCAGCACACAGTCCTCTTGGGCCACCAGGTCCCTCTTCATCTTCTgcagtgagggggaaaaaaaaagacacctccAGATGGGCACCAGTCAAACCCCAAGGTTTGTGAGTGCCACAGCCTGCAACACCAACAGAAAGCCTTCAAGGAACAAGAGCTTCATCACTGGTGGCTTGGAGTGCTTCCAATTAGCAAATTCCAGCTCTTCCCATCATTGCTACCTGAGCTGGGAGATCTCCCCTTCCCTAACAAAGAGCCTGATGTTCTCCTACCTGCAGGTCATTGGCCCGATCCTGCAGGGCATTGGGGGATGCAGGAATGATGCTGTCCTGAGCCAGCTTGGCCTCAAAGGTGCTGACAATCTTGTCTGTGTTCTCAATCTGAGTCTCCAGGTTCAGGGCAGCCTTAGCcctgaagaagggaaaaatttCAGGACAAGGTTAGCTACAGAAGACCCcattcttccccttttctctctcgTGTTGCCTGTCTAAGTTTATTTAACATCAGAGCCCCTACAGCATGGCAGAGAACAAGCAGTATGCACTCACAACCCTGTCATGCTGTCAGATGTACTGCATTTCACcacacccagcagagctgggacacaCCCCCATTGTGGTGGACATGCCAGAGTGGGGGGGATCTGACCACAGATTACACACAGAAACTCTTTTGGAGGTGCCTTTGGTGATGGGTGGAAGGTTTCCAACTTGCACTGGGTTAGGTGGACGTCAGCCAGTGCTCACATAGATCAAACACGTTTCCTGCCATGCTTTTGTGTTGACACCTCCGTGCATTTCCTTCCCTCACCCCCATCACACCTTGCCATCAGCACTCACTTCTCGTTGTACAGGCTGGAGAGCATGTTGACATCATTGTATTTGCTCCTGAGGGCATTCAACGTGATGGGGAGTTGGGAAGCTGAGGTGCTGGTGGGTTTCTTGGAAAGGTAGGTCTCACACTCCTTCTGCAAAGCATCCTTGGCTGCCCCCAGGTTCTCAAGTTTCTTTGTTGTTTCCTGGCACAGCAGATGGGAGCAGAGTCACCCAACAGAGTCATAACCTGGCTGTTGTGACAATGTGTCTCCCCCCAGGGAGGGCTTTGCTGTGGGGCAAGGGTGGGGTAGAGCTCTCATAAGGAACTGGCCCCTGGGGCACAGCCCCATCCAGACTGTGGCTGTCTGGCAGTGGCAGGGtgtgggaaggagagaaaaacagacCAAGATGAGAGAAACCTACAGGCCTGAGACCATCCTTCTGCCAAGGCCCAATAAATACCCATGGATGAAGATGTAACAAGCTGAATTCCTGCCAACCCAGAGATGTGGGGGTCTCCAGGGCTCTTTCCCTGTCCTACTCACATCTCCTGGTCTGTGCTCCTCACCAGGTGAGCCAAGGCTGGTCCTTGGATGAATTCCCTCTGTCCCCTTATCTTTTATGCTTTGGACTTGGGAGGGAAACGTGACAGCATCCCCACAACAAGGTGAGGATTACCCAAGACTGGAGCCTTTTCCACAGCTCTGAAATGAAGGAACcactctgctgcagagctgagccaaGGGCAGAGCCTGTGTTTCTCTAGGGTTTGGCTTAACCAGTCCCATTCCAAGGGCTCAAGCCAGCCTGAAACCCTTGCATGTGCATCACAGGTTTCCTCTTTGAAGCACCATCTGTCACCCCCTGTGCAACCCCTACATCAGTTCTGGTTTGGGCCAAGGACACTTGGCCCTGCCAAACTCATCCTGCTCCAAccttcccacagcagcactCACCTGCTGGTGTTGGATCCTCCTGGCAAGGTCATCTGTGGGGTCAGTGTAGCTCACTGGAGACCTCACCCTGTTCAAGACCTCCTTCTCTACCTGGACCAGGTCTTTGCCAACACGATCCAGGCTACCAAGAAGCTTGTCAGCTTGGGGATCATCCTGGACTACAGGAGGGGTTCTGGACAGAGCTGCAGTGAGACACAGCTTAGGTTAAGCTCTATTTCTCATCTGCCATCCCAGTCTTGATGCTCTCCCATACCTTATCCCTAAAGCTGAtggcagccctgctgcaaaGCTCTGCCCTTTgtgttctgcagctctgggacaCACAGGTTTCTCCTGAGCATGCAGCCATGGACAGCCCAGCTAACATCTCCCATCCTGCACGGGCCTGTGCCTGCCCATGGCAAAGGAAAATGGTCTTATCTCTGCCTCAACCAGCCAGAGCTCcagtccagagaagggacagagacagCCATGTGTCTGAGGGACAGAGACATCCCTGCTGAGCTATGCTGGGAGCTTTTTGAACTGCAGGGAGTAACACAGCTAACCAGGGGTTGGGATTTAGCCATGACTGCTGCTTATGCCACAGCTCCCAGCTAAGGAAGGGAACTGTGAGGAGCTCGGGTCCCAAAGAAGGTTTAATTAAGGCTTTGGGATAGGCACAACCCCTGCTGATGGAGATAGAGGCCAATCTCAGAGAGAAGGGCAACAGAGTTTAAGTGAATTGCCTTCTGTGGCAGCGTCTGCTTGGCAGCCGCAGGAGCCAGGTTATTCCATCAGCTCCTCTTTTCCACGGAGCAGAAGGCATCCTCATGCTCACCCACCCCTCAGCctgccccggggggggggggtgctcTGCTTCCATCCAGGTCTGAGAGCTCTGCAAGGGAGGTctggagaggggatggggaggtgatGGACATACtctgctggctgggctggaCCTGCTCCTTGTGGCTGCGTCTCAGggtgctctgagctgctgctcgCTTCTGCTTCACTGTGTTCAGTTCCCTTTCCAgcctgggaggagagagaagcagcagtcagcaggacagggagctcCTGCACTGAGATAGAGCCCAGGGAAGGTGTTCCCACAGGCATCAGTTGGTCTCTCCCAACCGAGTCAGCATTTCCCCCACCCCTGACAGATGCCAACAAAGATGGAAATTGGTTTCATGTCACTGCAGTGCTTTGCAGGATACACAGAAGTTGCTGCttctgtggctgcagccctggaaaCACCAACTCTTATTTGGTTCCCTTCTAAGGAAACCAGAGCTGGggtcagcaggagctggaaggaccaaaggaaggagagagaagattgatggaagcaggaggaggggactTGGAGGATGAGGCTGGTTGTCCACACCCCTGCTGTAGACTGCTCCACCATGCTCTAAAACCAGCAAGTCCCAGCTCACCTGCTGTGAGACCAGGGCTGTCCCTCTGCAAGGCCAGGACATAGCTCCATGCAGAGGGACCAGATGGTGGAACAGGCTGGGAAGTAAAccaaagacaaatattttgcatataGGAAAGGAAGCAAACACTGGGAGATGAAACAGGGTGGCAGAGGTGGCCCCAAAAGGAGAAGAATTTTCCAGGCAAACCCTCCAGAGCTGTTCTCCAGGGGGAAGTTgcaaagtttttattttctgttttaaaacacaTATGAATCCAAAGGATTCAGTAGCATGGGATGTGtgaggggacacacacacacagaaagagcAACACGATGAAGCCCTCCTGCTGGTGTGATCAGGCTCCCACCACAGACGTGCCCAAGTGCCTCTCACCCTGGGCTCTGGGCCTTTCACAGCCCATGAGCAGCTCTGGCTTAGCCAAGCACCTGAGGACATGATTAAAGAAGTGATGTCAAAGCTTCCTGCCCCACCACCCCATCCTGTGGGAACCACTGAGGCTGTCTGAGCAAACAGCAGGAGACTGCATGGTGGTTCAAGGGACATTCCTCAGTCTCCAGCTGGAGCTGACTGAGAGGAGATACCACAGATAACTCTGTCCTGTTTGGCAAGTCCCAAGCTCCAGACTGATCCTGCAATTAATATAGTCAAAACGATGCAAGTCACATGTTTGGGTGAAGAAATCAAGCCTGACTGCCAGAAAAGTCTCTGACAGCAAGGTCCATGCAGTGTGCAGTGCTGTCGAGGAACAGCAAGAACCTGGATGAGATATTTGGGTGCAGGCAACAGTCCTTCTCCAGGAGGGATTTCATCCTAGACAGTCAAGAAGTTTGTTCCCAGCTGCTATTTCCCCACATTTGAGGCAATCATGCTGGCTGTGACCTAAGAACAAGTCTAAACATCTCTCTGGGTCAAGCTCACCTGTTGGCTTTGTCTATGGACTCGGGGTCtggtggagggatggagaaacAAGCAGAAGGTGCCTCCTGGACCacaccagtgctgctctgcaccaCCCACATCTCCGGGTTGCTGTTGTCCTTCAGAGTGTATTTGTCACCTCTTGTCAGCTGCACCTGGGACACAGACACAAACCCCAGTGAAAGGTTTGGCTTTCCAGTAGTGGGCCAGATCCTCCCACCACAGACCCAGTATCCGGAGCAACCAAAGAAGAATCCAGTTGCCTGATTCTTCTAAGGGTACTTCCAGCCAAGCCCTCACCTCCCCAGCATCCCAGTCACAGAGGGTGTCCAAGGTGAGGGGCATGGAGGGACGTGTCCTGCGCAGTTTCAGTGGGCTGATCTCTTTGCTCCTTCTCTTCAGGTCAGTGATGCTCTTCTCTGCCTGCTTCACTGCCTTCTCCTCATTCTAGACAGAACAGGGAAGACAGTGGTTGTGACCAGATGTGGatgagaaggaagagggggTGTCACATTACAGTGGGTATGCTGGGGCCAGCTGTCCATCCTTGTGTGGGATGGAGTCAGAAGTGACTCCATTCTTGGCCCCTCTATgtcccttcttccccttttcatTACCAATGTTCTCCTTAGCTCACA
Above is a genomic segment from Heliangelus exortis chromosome 20, bHelExo1.hap1, whole genome shotgun sequence containing:
- the EVPL gene encoding envoplakin, which codes for MFKGVNKGSPGRSSPNRGSPVKPNKSSTNELAVLISRMQTNADQVEKDILETQSRLKQDDSNQQKKKAFEFQQENARNLKEAETLLKDLFLDVDRAKRLKHPQAIEIEKDIQQLHDRVTQLCAEYRALYEQLNIPDVGPRVDWARILDQKMKQVNTGQYGPGMSELEKQVAEHNILQKEIEAYGLQIKNLRSGDVADLKTQYKDLLKASIWRGQSLGSLYHHLQGCTKELGYLTEQQTRILKRDWSDQMMDVPSVRREYEDFKANELLSQEELVNHLQDDGDRMIELKHPAVKPIQAHQEALKNEWQNFLNLCICQESQLKSVESYKKFQDDAEAVSHSLKKMNSDLDTKYTKFNKDSPGVVSDLLLQLENEEKAVKQAEKSITDLKRRSKEISPLKLRRTRPSMPLTLDTLCDWDAGEVQLTRGDKYTLKDNSNPEMWVVQSSTGVVQEAPSACFSIPPPDPESIDKANRLERELNTVKQKRAAAQSTLRRSHKEQVQPSQQTLSRTPPVVQDDPQADKLLGSLDRVGKDLVQVEKEVLNRVRSPVSYTDPTDDLARRIQHQQETTKKLENLGAAKDALQKECETYLSKKPTSTSASQLPITLNALRSKYNDVNMLSSLYNEKAKAALNLETQIENTDKIVSTFEAKLAQDSIIPASPNALQDRANDLQKMKRDLVAQEDCVLKLNRGLKDAEHSCSAVQNNFQEYCPDLPRQKREVQLLNDRYHTIADQLDQREKTLRNISLTYQQFQNSNENLMFWMNNLPKHQVKTTDGPSQINYKLQAQKRLVEEIESKEPEKNAVIRLSRNVQSTLNDYELQAGKYSSSLDPSLTDFAAKRLRVTPLQESIQAQENDVTKLYMELAAENKQQLSRLEFAKKIIEKKEVHEDIEAVREQTQESENKAMASRESEGLKSQLEEERRKVAKIEEDLEEHRNKLLMLKTQKPIERVEEKEVIEYYRDPQVESNLSKVVQQIKEEGKKRQSLEEDIEAMNRKLAQMESTKKATPAQLLTKEITKIEKDPSLDSQAANLRQEIKRLQEESLAAASELEQRKRELHMLERKQPNIREKVVVKELVKLEKNPEMLKSVRTLQLQIDEESFKRKSAEEAIVKVKNKIEEVERLIDTAEPKIIVKEVKQVEQDPELLKESSKLKTLIEEERSKNLMLTGELGELQSQYSIAEKQKPRIEVKERVNEIFQVDPETERQIAHLKRELQEVTLKRTKIDSEVEEALAELNVLRSQKPVVELKEVIEEVVKHEKSPEILREIDRLKQQLNELVNTNGRTQEQLIRLQGERDEWKRERSKVETKLVNKEVIRYENDPLLEKEADRLRQEVRNMAQKRRAAEDAIYDLQNKYMLLERRKPEEKVVVQEVILTQKDPKLRDEHTRLSRSLDEEVSNRRRLEREVQQVHALVEEQERLLNFQEDRSKRLALEKEMRQITLRIKELEESPAPVQEKIIMEEVVKLEKDPVLEQSASNLRLELDREKMEVLNLQRECKNLQIQVDVLQKTKSQEKTIYKEVIRVEKDRALESERARVWELLNRERGAKQKAEEEVRRLREKIERAEGMKRTWAREETELQKARNLAIQERANLESELRELERQKQQKVLFLREESKLLNQRTENDRQKKKQLEHEFSLLEADILREKDQIYNKERLIRDLQSRVNREEINHETQMRETNLSTKISILDPETGKDMSPYEAYKRGIIDRGQYIQLQELECDWEEVTTLGPNGEVSLLLDKKSGKQYSIDDALKLRRITKEEYQLYRDGKIPISEFALLVAGESKPPSSLSIGSIISKSPLSSPTTHQTQSFFPPASQKGFCDDTSPIAGVYDTTTDTKYNIKTAVAKKLLDPMTAQKLLEAQAATGGIIDLISRDRFSVHKAIERGLIDRTYTQRLLNAQKAFTGIEDPVTKRRLSVGEAVQKGWMTKDSAFPYLEFQHLTGGLIDPKKTGRIPVVEAAKTGMITSDLASRLQDESNYEKDLIDPVTKEKINYKEAMALCQKDSLSSLPLLPATSEGFQRYHQTSCSPSFSRFRH